From the bacterium genome, the window GCGCCGAGAAGGCCGTGCAGGTGCACGGCGGCTACGGCTACCTCAAGGACTTCAAGGTGGAGCGGCTCTTCCGCGACGCCCGCGTGCTCGAGATCTACGAAGGCACCAGCGAGGTGCAGCACCTCGTGATCGCCCGCCAGCTGGCGGCGGAGTAGACGCCGCCGGGCCGGGGGCGGGAGGCAAGGAGCGAGATGAAGATCGCGGTGATGATCAAGCAGGTGGCCGATACGGCCGCCAGGATCGAGCTGACCCCCGGCGGCGAGGCGGTCAAGCTGGCCGGCGTCCAGCTCGTCCTCAATCCCTACGACGAGTTCGCCGTCGAGCAGGCGATCCGGGTCAAGGAGGCGGCCGGGGGCGAGGTGATCGTCTTCAACGTCGGCCCCGCCAGCGCCGACGAGGCCGTGAAGACGGCGCTCGCGATGGGCGCCGACCGCGCCGTGCTGGTGCGGGAGGAGGCCGCGCAGGCCCTGGATCCCGCGGGCCTGGCCGCGATCCTCGCGGCCCTCATCAAGCGCGAGGGCGACTGCGAGCTGGTCTTCTGCGGCAAGCAGGCCACCGACGGGGACAGCCATCAGGTGGGCCCCGCCGTCGCCGAGTTGCTCGGCCTGCCGTCGGTGACCTTCATCACCTCCTTCGCGCTCGCGGGCGGCGAGGCCACCGTGGGCCGCGAGGCGGACGGGCAGCGCGAGACGCTCGCCGTCAAGCTGCCCGCGCTCTTCAGCTGCCAGAAAGGACTCAACGAGCCGCGCTATCCGAGCCTGCCGGGCATCATGCAGGCCGGTCGCAAGCCGCGGGCGCTGGTGACGCTCGCCGAGCTCGGCCTCGCGCCGGCGCCGCGCGTGGAACGGCTGGGACTGAGCCTGCCGGCCGCCCGCGCGGCCGGCAAGCGCCTGGCGGGGGAAACGCCGGCTCAGGTCAAACAGCTCGTCGAGCTGCTGCGCAACGAGGCCAAGGCCGTCTAGCCGTCA encodes:
- a CDS encoding electron transfer flavoprotein subunit beta/FixA family protein; this encodes MKIAVMIKQVADTAARIELTPGGEAVKLAGVQLVLNPYDEFAVEQAIRVKEAAGGEVIVFNVGPASADEAVKTALAMGADRAVLVREEAAQALDPAGLAAILAALIKREGDCELVFCGKQATDGDSHQVGPAVAELLGLPSVTFITSFALAGGEATVGREADGQRETLAVKLPALFSCQKGLNEPRYPSLPGIMQAGRKPRALVTLAELGLAPAPRVERLGLSLPAARAAGKRLAGETPAQVKQLVELLRNEAKAV